The region TACATATAATAGTGCAAGCTCTTCCATGAGAGAGTAAGACTGTACTGACCGGTCAGTTCTGTTCATTGTCATATAGGACATTAAGTATGTTTAGCCGAAATATTGCGATACGGCAGCTTAGCAAGTTTTAAAAGTCACACGCATAACTGCGACACAGGAACCATGGCACTTACTATAAAGTTCGTTTGGTAGAACACCGTACTACGTTATTTTCCAATAAAATTTAATGGGTTTCAAATCCATGTGCTTTGATTTATTGATTGCTGCATGACTACAAAGAACTAACATTGTACGATATCCCGAATATTTAATTAGGTGAAAGGCACATATTGCTTCAATCAAAACACTAATATTCATCTTCGGCATCTTCGTCTTCACCCTCTAATGAATCGACTCCAACCTCTTCATAATCCTTCTCAAGAGCAGCAAGATCCTCACGAGCCTCAGAGAACTCTCCCTCCTCCATACCCTCACCCACATACCAGTGGACAAAAGCACGCTTGGCGTACATCAGATCGAACTTATGATCAAGACGAGCCCAGGCCTCAGCAATGGCGGTGGTGTTGCTCAACAGACAGAGTGCACGCTGGACCTTGGCGAGGTCACCACCTGGTACTACAGTTGGTGGTTGGTAGTTGATGCCGACCTTGAAACCAGTTGGGCACCAGTCAACAAACTGGATGGTACGTTTGGTCTTGATGGTTGCGATGGCAGCGTTGACATCCTTAGGTACAACGTCACCACGGAAAAGGAGGCAGCAGGCCATGTATTTTCCATGACGGGGATCACACTTCACCATCTGGTTGGCGGGCTCAAAGCAAGCATTGGTGATCTCAGGTACACTAAGCTGTTCATGGTAGGCCTTCTCTGCAGAGATGACAGGGGCGTAGGTAGCCAGGGGAAAATGAATACGAGGGTATGGTACCAGGTTAGTCTGGAACTCAGTGAGATCTACATTGAGGGCACCATCAAACCTCAGAGATGCAGTGATGGAGGAAACAATCTGACCAATCAAACGATTCAGGTTGGTGTAGGTTGGTCTTTCAATGTCCAGATTACGACGACAGATGTCATAGATAGCCTCGTTGTCTACCATGAAGGCACAGTCAGAGTGCTCCAGGGTAGTATGGGTGGTCAGGATGGAATTGTAAGGCTCCACAACAGCTGTTGATATCTGAGGAGCTGGATAGATGGCAAACTCCAGCTTGGACTTCTTACCGTAGTCGACAGACAGACGCTCCATTAGGAGGGAGGAGAAACCAGATCCAGTACCACCGCCAAAGCTGTGGAAGATGAGGAACCCTTGAAGACCGGTACACTGGTCAGCAAGTTTGCGTATTTTGTTTAGAACGATATCAATAAGTTCTTTGCCAACAGTGTAGTGACCCCGTGCATAGTTATTAGCGGCGTCCTCCTTACCAGAGATGAGCTGTTCGGGATGGAAGAGCTGTCGGTATGTTCCTGTTCGAACTTCATCTGTGAACCAAGAAAGTTAAACAACTGTTGAACTTAGGATTCCCCTGGAAATCGTTAGAATCATCAAATAGTGTGCATTGGCTTCTTACCTTTGTGAGTTACACGGCCTTGGCTTTTACGTGTTAGGTAAAGGAACGTGAGATAATGAATCCTCCAAAGCTAAAACCAAACTATACTGATTATATTCAACACTTTCGCTAAAGCTAAAGCAGCCAGGAACTAAAAAATGAACGAAATAAGGTATTTTTTGTAATACCAACTTGATAAGGCTTAATAAAAAATTTATAACTTGAAAGATGACAATTTTATCCTTTGTAACAataaattcattaattaatgaCAAACCAGTGCCATGCGCAAAGGGGTGGTTTCCATGGCAATCCCCACACCTCCATcgtcagtgggggggggcttCAGTTGGGAAGGCAGTGTTCAGCCGGggcaaatttcaaaatttaagaGTTTTTATTAGCAAACCTTGCATTTAGgtctaaatatatattttttatatactttttGACGTCTTAACTTTGAAATTGTCTCGTTGGGGGATAAACCAAACCCTTAGATGATAACCGCACTCAACTAACCCACATCCTTACCCCTTTGTATTCCATTCCCAACTTACAGCCCATTAAGGTTCACCCCCCCCCTAACAATTTCAGTCGGGGTAAGGGTTTGGAATTTGACACTCACCCCAACCCACCTTCGAATCCTATGCATTTCATTGCAGCAGGATAATCAAAGATTTTTGACCGAAAATCGGCAATATGTATTTCAtatgtatttcatatataaGACACATTTGCACGATCTTTTACGGTTTGCCCGCAAAGTTGAACTGTAGAAATGTCTCGGTCGGTCCGAACTTTGCATGATTGTTTTGCTATTTAAGCTGCAGTGGACCCtataaaggagacacaaaccctatacaatcattattggtctatgtgataccTGCCTTGTACAACTTTCCAAAGCAGTTAATAAAATGTttttccatttgggagatattacAGATTTCATGTTCCTTCACTGTCACTgtcttgatcaagtctaaaatatgacatcatcgagccacatgtgcatcattttttttaaagtttttctttctttctttctttctttatttattcaaGGTGGATTTTCCGTAATTTAGCTGGAGTTTGTAAATGttgatttcaaaatattgaagATCTAAACAAAACCAAATGATGGCATGGTTTTCAGAGTCAACACTATTAACATTTTACCTTGAAATCGAACAAAAATACACAAAGAAAAACAGAGGAATTAATATATGTACGACTCTAGTGGCACTATGGCATcatagatttacaaaatgacagcgcCCAGACATTACTTTTAAAGGTGGATATTTTTCCCAAACAGAGTAATGTTCTTCTAAGATGTTGTGGGAGTTGGTCAGAACAATTAGAGATCTCTGTTATAGCAGCTAAAGGTGAtgggtttgtttctccttttaCTATAATTAGAATAACATGGTGGGCTTTAATACCGGAATCTCCTACCTATAACAGTTGGTTCCAGATCTACAAAGACTGCCCTGGGGACGTGTTTGCCAGCTCCAGTCTCACTGAAGAAGGTGTTGAAGGAGTCATCACCACCTCCCAGTGTTTTATCACTGGGCATCTGACCATCAGGCTGGATACCGTGCTCCAGACAGTAGAGTTCCCAGCATGCATTGCCCATCTGGACTCCAGCTTGTCCGACATGGATAGAGATACATTCACGCTGTAAGAAGAGAAGAAATAATATAAGTGGTTATTTATGAACTATTCGTCAGCAGTGACCATTTATGGTCTATTGTGACATTTGCACGTCGAAAGAGCGGgtttggggagggggtataGTTCGGGAAAGCCTCGTTGAGGCTAACGCGATCGACATAGTATAGTTATGATCACTTTGTGGCTTTAAGCAAAAGCTATACAACGCAAACAGAAACATTCGCATACATTCCTCGTGTGCTGTTATGGAATCGAAGTTCTCATCCATCCCCCTTcgaccctccctcccccccctcaccctctcTTGTCAGAAAATGCGTCAAGGAACATAACTAAACAAACTTTCTCGTTTACGAAGTTGTCAAATATCGTCAAATTCATGTCATTTGCATTACAAACAGATATACTTGATATACTTGCACCCAAGTTTGTATCGTTGTTTGCCCATTATCATAACGGATGAGCAATTTTCCAAATCATTACCCCTCCCCTATCCACCTTTTTAGTTCCTTGTAAAGAAACACACACCCACACTCACACTCACACGTCCCAATAAATAATGTTGGATGATGTTAAGTACAACATTCATGTTTAAGAAATGttgtatgaaatgtttcaagaaaaaaaaacacggtactgtatatatactataatgtaATTATACAGTATTTCTTATAATACCACTTGTAAGTTTTGAGAAATTGCCATTTAAATATTTGCCGCTCATCAATCAAATGGGCTGAGATACTTAGTCTACCGCGCAGACATGTCAGTCAGATGTATATAACACAAACTCATAAGACGAAATATGAGATGTTTATGACCTCAAATATAGCATCGTTACATTGCATAACAATAACATACACTTGTTAAAGAACATGCATGGTGTTAAATATCATGCAATGGTTCTCCACTGTTCCGttctttatatgaaattaatagAACATTTCTTTTTTAGCATTTGTCATATAttgaggagctgacgtcattgccgttttagccttaaaggagcattccgaGATTTAGAGGATAAAAATCGAAACAGTTAGAGAATTATTACTGTAGCAGTATAACGTTGTCTGTTTTTCTTGGAGTATGACTTATCAAGACTAAAACTCTGCCTATATAAATTCACCATTTGACAATTTGTGTTACCATATATACTGCATTCTGCAGGTATACATAACGAAGGCCGCTAGCTAATTTCGTCACGCTTTATACATTACTGCCACATTAAAGTACTGTACCTCTTTAATACAACTAAGGCAAGCATGTTTAAGAAATTGTATACAGAAGATCGTATAGATTTGTGGTATGATTAATAAAATACAGAACAATTAAATTATAAATGTCGATACCTTCGttgctttttcttttctaatgttcttttgaagaaaatacaaacCTTGTTTGTATTATTCGATGtacattttgataaatatatgtattaggCGTATCACATATTGTACGTACAAACGTAGTGACTTACGCTTAATACAttcatgaaaatatactgaatcGCTTAAAGCGACATTAACAAAAAGCATCTGCATATCTTATTAAATTAGTAtaatcatcttcatcatcaacAGCATCAATTTTATAAGTATTTTCGAATGATATATGCCCTGTtttaaaaatacatatttttttctcaaatgtGCAGAACATGAGCCAAATGAAACAATGCACAGCAAATTAATAGATATTTTATGATTAATGCTACTTACCATTTTGATATAAAGTTATTATCGCCACTTGTCGATGAAAGTTCGATATAACGGCACTGAGACGCTTGCTGTCTTGATATCAAATGAGTCGTTGCTACAACAAATTATTCTTCATAAATTCTGAGATgactataataattattatataggcctacctctCAGCTCAAGTTCCTAACAAAAGCGCTTTGTTTGGTTGCTTGCTGTATGATTCTGATTGGCTGCTTCTCTATAGTCGTCAAGACCACAAGCCTGCatctatatatattcattaatcTCACAATGACAACAGACGTGATGAGCAAGACAACAAAATGAACTCATTGTGTTGAATGTGTTACCAtaacaacatatatatgaatGCACGAAGATAAAGACCATATAGTTAATGAATAGGAATAATTACCGGTAAGTAGAAATGTTTTGTGGTCAATGGCATGCTCATATTTTCAATAATCATTTACTGCCAACCGGCAAGCTATATATTCCGTAATAATAAACTTATTCAACGTGTGGGAATAGACGTATATCGTTGAAGTAACTGGGGAggtattttatttaaaatcGTAGCAAATTTTAGACACTTAACTTTGGGAGTAATATCAAAGACTTTCAAACTATCAGCCAATAGTCAGGACCATATATACTGACCCTACTTTCACATGATGTTAGCCAAAAGAGCAATAAAATCAGTCtcattcattaattttttcAGCCTCCATGGCTATAGATAACGTTGGGCGCTCTTCCAGAATAACTATACTGTCGTATCACTTTAAGGCGTATCAGTTTCGTATCATGTATATACTGCAGTATATTCGATCGGTATTGTTTGGTACTACATGCAAAGAGAGTTTCCAAAGAGTATACGACGTGCGGTTTCTGAATTATGTGGAGAGAAAACAGCAGTCAGTTTAACTTACGGAATTATAAACCCCCAAATTCTTGTTATTTGATATAACGGTAAGTATATAGCTAATCGGTTTGCAAGATTTTGAAGCGTATGGAAATATAACTATTGGCGTCGAAACCGGACTAGGTATAGACGGTTCCGCCCTTTCCAAAAGAGGGAAGAATTTTCtcttccaccaccccccccccctccacccccaatACCACTCCAGAACTCTTAAGTAAATGCGCATAAGGAGAGCTCCATGGCACATTTCCTTCATCGCAAAAGCAGCTTGCTGTTCACAAGTCTTTCTCATTTACACTATTACTATGCACCCGTCATGATGCCACCATGGTGCCTCTATAAAAGGAAACGATGGGTTTGATCAATCGAcactaggagtgttagctcagtggttaacgccggtgcctttcaatcataaggtccccggttcgagtcactcccagttacagagttgttgacaattacaaattcataatcatgaacgTTAAATaagaatgtgagagactgacttcggtcagcttgcggctttgataagccaataagGCTTCTTCAcaaggatctaaaatacatacatacatatacaatttGCTGTGGTATTCGTGCCCAGCGACTAGCTTGCAATACATTTTCCTCACTAATATTACtaagaagcccccccccccccacaaaaaaaccCATTATCTTTAGTCATAATTGAACAAAAGCATATATCAGCAGATCAGGGGACAACATCTTCCAACATTGTTGTGAGCGGCAAATTCAAACAAGCGTTTTGATACTGTCATTTAAATAAGCTACAAagtgatattaatatttatatattcttgCGCGGGGCTAGAGATTATCTGAAAGGCGCAACGAGGGGAAGCAGGGGAAGGTGCAGGGTAAGGGGAGCATGAATGGTATATGACTATATAACTAATATTACTGAATAAAACGCTCGCGGAGGAAAGTAAGGGTTAGGTCCATATGGTGAGGAGCGAGagatgggaagggggggggggtggtaggctGTTATAATTATGTCTAATCACTATAAGAGGTGTATTGAGGAGAGTTCGGGACGGGGTGTATGAGTGAAGGAAGGGTGATGGTTGATGCGACCAAGAAGCTCCAGCAACGTATACAGAATTGGATCACTGGTAGCGTTTGCGCAAACAAACAAGTTATTAATAAATTAGTAACACGTGAAATCGGTGTCtaaaatattttattgcaaaataaatatttctttggaATGTAGCAATGTGACCGTTTCTAGTAATGTtgttcttgcaatatcatgatTGCTAGAGTttgcacacacacagacataaatatcaatttttatgataaattcGTGCAATTAAGTAATCAGAAATTATCAGATCAAATGGTTTAATATTCATCGCCCTCCTCCTCCTCAGCTTCACCATCAACTGAGTCGACTCCAACCTCTTCGTAATCCTTCTCCAGAGCAGCAAGATCCTCACGAGCCTCAGAAAACTCTCCTTCTTCCATACCCTCACCCACATACCAGTGGACAAAAGCACGCTTGGCGTACATCAGATCAAACTTATGATCAAGACGAGCCCAGGCCTCAGCAATGGCGGTGGTGTTGCTCAACATACAGACTGCACGCTGGACCTTGGCGAGGTCGCCACCTGGTACCACTGTTGGTGGTTGGTAGTTGATGCCGACCTTGAAACCAGTTGGGCACCAGTCAACAAACTGGATGGTACGTTTGGTCTTGATGGTAGCGATGGCAGCGTTGACATCCTTAGGTACAACATCACCACGGTACAAAAGACAGCAAGACATGTACTTGCCATGACGAGGATCACACTTCACCATCTGGTTGGCAGGCTCAAAGCAAGCATTGGTGATCTCAGCAACAGTAAGCTGTTCATGGTAGGCCTTCTCTGCAGAGATGACAGGGGCGTAGGTGGCCAGAGGGAAATGAATACGAGGGTAGGGTACCAGGTTAGTCTGGAACTCAGTGAGATCTACATTAAGGGCGCCATCAAACCTCAGAGATGCAGTGATGGAGGAAACAATCTGACCAATCAAACGATTCAGGTTGGTGTAGGTTGGTCTTTCAATGTCCAGGTTACGACGACAGATGTCATAGATAGCCTCATTGTCTACCATGAAGGCACAGTCAGAGTGCTCCAGGGTAGTATGGGTGGTCAGGATGGAATTGTATGGCTCCACAACAGCTGTTGATATCTGAGGAGCTGGATAGATGGCAAACTCCAGCTTGGACTTCTTACCGTAGTCGACAGACAGACGCTCCATTAGGAGGGAGGAGAAACCAGATCCAGTACCACCACCAAAGCTGTGGAAGATGAGGAACCCTTGAAGACCGGTACACTGGTCAGCCAGTTTCCTTGTCCTATCCAACACCAGGTCAATGATTTCCTTACCAACAGTGTAATGACCACGGGCGTAGTTATTGGCAGCGTCCTCCTTGCCGGTGATTAGCTGTTCGGGATGGAAGAGCTGTCTGTAAGTACCAGTTCGAACCTCATCTGTGAAAAGAAACCAGGCAATGTTTTCATTAATAATGAAAATTTGCATATGTCATGGTTGGATATTTTACTTGCTTGAGAAGATACTTGTAGGTCTACGTAGGGTGTTAAAGGTGATGAACCTCACCGGACCCGGACCACCACGTGTCCCAAACAAGGGAAAGGAGAGAGAAGGAACAGAAACCAAACCAGCCAGAGATCGGGAGAACGTTTGTACATGGTATTACCCTATAATCCAACTACCGCCAGTCCCCCACTCATTGCATTCCTTACTGAAGCAGAGAAGACTACCAAAGACTACTGATTTTACTAAATTATCATTTAAATTGCTTCTAATCAATAGTCCTTAACCAAACAATCACTCATTCTTAGAACGCCTTAAAATATTCATATGGTGTGCTAACTTACCAACAACAGTTGGTTCCAGATCTATAAAGACTGCTCTGGGGACGTGTTTGCCAGCTCCAGTCTCACTGAAGAAGGTGTTGAAGGAGTCATCACCGCCTCCAATGGTTTTATCACTGGGCATCTGACCATCAGGCTGGATACCGTGCTCCAGACAGTAGAGTTCCCAGCATGCATTGCCAATCTGGACCCCGGCTTGTCCAACATGGATAGAGATACACTCACGctataaataatagaaacgAAATTCAGTTATTAATACTGTACCGATTTTTTAAGTAAGCTTCTTTGGTTCAATCATACGTTGCATGTGTATATCCGTAAAATAATTTGCCTATACTCAACACAATGACAGCTGAGAATGATACGGGAATTATTTTCGTGAATTTGTGAAGAGCACTGTGAGTCggggaaataaaatatttaagcGTGACGTTCTTGCATAATTGATCCTTTTCCTCAGAACTAACAAATATTATACcgtatcaagggcgtaggaaccgggggggctggggggggcgccagcccccccagtgaaaaatgtggcggggcggaagtatcactccgcccccccgcttcgcaagtcagaaaacccctttttcatttccaaatgagaaaaaaatctcatttggagcaccaaattgcaacTAAGGCccggtgaaaatacaaaattaagtttacaaaatggattcggtgttgaagtgtgctataatgcaccaaattgcatctgaggctacctggaaatgcaaaaaattccaaaggggaggggacaccccctccccttagacccctcccccaggccggccatcagtcttcagcccccccactcaaaagtaccttcctacgccactgtaccGTATTAAAGTAACAACTGACGAAAATGTTGGGAGATAGGTCGATGCTATAACCACAAGCCTCAGCTTCTCTAATAGAGGTTAACAAGTCATGAAATTACTTATATTAAATACAATggttaattaaataattagaaTATTTTCtctaaacaatataaaaaaatccgTGTTCCATAAATCCGTTTTCACCAGGCTTATCTTGGCTATGCGTGTAATCTTTCAAACAACAGATAACATCGTCTTTATATATGCTTCAGTATGCTTAAAGATAGACAACAACAGCTGAACAAACAGAAGAAAATATGTTTCTAAGAGGTTGAATAAAATCACAGAAATCAAACTTACCATTTTGAAGTATCTTTGATCTCGAAGGAGAATAAAAAGTTAGGAAACTTGTAAATAGGTCTTTCGTGAACTACTTGATGG is a window of Apostichopus japonicus isolate 1M-3 chromosome 21, ASM3797524v1, whole genome shotgun sequence DNA encoding:
- the LOC139962426 gene encoding tubulin alpha-1 chain-like, whose product is MRECISIHVGQAGVQMGNACWELYCLEHGIQPDGQMPSDKTLGGGDDSFNTFFSETGAGKHVPRAVFVDLEPTVIDEVRTGTYRQLFHPEQLISGKEDAANNYARGHYTVGKELIDIVLNKIRKLADQCTGLQGFLIFHSFGGGTGSGFSSLLMERLSVDYGKKSKLEFAIYPAPQISTAVVEPYNSILTTHTTLEHSDCAFMVDNEAIYDICRRNLDIERPTYTNLNRLIGQIVSSITASLRFDGALNVDLTEFQTNLVPYPRIHFPLATYAPVISAEKAYHEQLSVPEITNACFEPANQMVKCDPRHGKYMACCLLFRGDVVPKDVNAAIATIKTKRTIQFVDWCPTGFKVGINYQPPTVVPGGDLAKVQRALCLLSNTTAIAEAWARLDHKFDLMYAKRAFVHWYVGEGMEEGEFSEAREDLAALEKDYEEVGVDSLEGEDEDAEDEY
- the LOC139962427 gene encoding tubulin alpha-2/alpha-4 chain-like — encoded protein: MRECISIHVGQAGVQIGNACWELYCLEHGIQPDGQMPSDKTIGGGDDSFNTFFSETGAGKHVPRAVFIDLEPTVVDEVRTGTYRQLFHPEQLITGKEDAANNYARGHYTVGKEIIDLVLDRTRKLADQCTGLQGFLIFHSFGGGTGSGFSSLLMERLSVDYGKKSKLEFAIYPAPQISTAVVEPYNSILTTHTTLEHSDCAFMVDNEAIYDICRRNLDIERPTYTNLNRLIGQIVSSITASLRFDGALNVDLTEFQTNLVPYPRIHFPLATYAPVISAEKAYHEQLTVAEITNACFEPANQMVKCDPRHGKYMSCCLLYRGDVVPKDVNAAIATIKTKRTIQFVDWCPTGFKVGINYQPPTVVPGGDLAKVQRAVCMLSNTTAIAEAWARLDHKFDLMYAKRAFVHWYVGEGMEEGEFSEAREDLAALEKDYEEVGVDSVDGEAEEEEGDEY